A portion of the Candidatus Atribacteria bacterium genome contains these proteins:
- a CDS encoding ABC transporter ATP-binding protein: MLEIQAVSKHFGALKAVDEVSFEVKKGEIVGLIGPNGAGKTTLTNLATGAFPKTAGKVIFKNLDITNLKPYQIARCGLTRTFQVVKPLIGMTVEENVLVGSLYGRDKRNTDMKNASKRTREIINLVGLASKKDASVSDITLPDLKKMEFARVLAMEPEVLFLDEVMAGLNPTEAEEASTLVKKVRQEKNLTIVYIEHIMKAVMGISDRIVVLHHGRKIVEGIPQEVVNNSAVIEAYLGKRYAKEVNNEG; this comes from the coding sequence ATTTTAGAAATACAGGCTGTAAGTAAGCATTTTGGAGCTTTAAAAGCAGTAGATGAGGTCAGCTTTGAAGTAAAAAAGGGAGAAATAGTTGGCTTAATTGGCCCTAACGGTGCAGGGAAGACCACCCTTACCAATCTTGCCACCGGTGCTTTTCCTAAAACCGCCGGTAAAGTAATTTTTAAAAATTTAGATATAACTAATTTAAAACCTTACCAGATAGCCCGGTGTGGATTGACCCGTACCTTTCAAGTAGTGAAACCTTTAATCGGAATGACGGTTGAGGAAAATGTGTTGGTCGGCTCCCTTTACGGAAGGGATAAGAGAAATACTGATATGAAAAATGCATCCAAAAGAACTAGAGAAATAATAAATTTGGTAGGTCTGGCGAGTAAAAAGGATGCTTCGGTAAGTGATATTACTTTACCTGATTTGAAAAAAATGGAATTTGCCCGAGTTTTGGCTATGGAACCTGAAGTATTATTTTTAGATGAAGTTATGGCGGGTTTAAATCCCACAGAAGCTGAAGAGGCAAGTACTTTAGTTAAAAAAGTCAGGCAGGAAAAAAATTTAACTATCGTATATATTGAACATATTATGAAAGCAGTAATGGGCATTTCCGATAGAATTGTAGTTTTACATCACGGCAGAAAGATAGTTGAAGGTATCCCTCAAGAAGTAGTGAATAATTCAGCAGTTATTGAAGCCTATTTGGGGAAGAGGTATGCCAAGGAGGTAAATAATGAAGGATAA
- a CDS encoding ABC transporter ATP-binding protein, translating to MKDNILLKVSDLDAGYESIQVLWGINLEIKQKEVVCVIGANGAGKSTLLKSIVGMVSSSKGEILYSGTNISKMISSERIKMGIGFAPEGRHLFFGLTVEDNLLMGAFQRKYDQSVKEDLDFVYTLFEPLKGYRKKLAGNLSGGEQQMCAIGRALMSHPTLLIIDELSLGLAPVVVDDLIDIIAKLRKERGIGILLVEQDVKVALDIADRGYVLEAGAISIHDKADKLAKNEHIKAAYLGVA from the coding sequence ATGAAGGATAATATATTATTGAAAGTTTCCGATCTTGATGCAGGTTATGAAAGTATTCAAGTTCTGTGGGGTATAAATTTGGAAATAAAACAAAAAGAGGTAGTGTGTGTAATTGGAGCAAATGGAGCAGGAAAAAGTACTCTATTAAAGAGTATCGTAGGCATGGTGTCCTCATCCAAAGGGGAAATATTATATTCGGGAACCAATATTAGTAAAATGATATCTTCTGAAAGAATAAAAATGGGAATCGGTTTTGCTCCCGAGGGAAGACATTTGTTTTTTGGCTTAACCGTAGAAGACAATCTTTTAATGGGTGCTTTTCAAAGGAAGTATGATCAAAGTGTAAAAGAAGACTTAGATTTTGTCTATACACTTTTTGAGCCGCTAAAAGGATATAGGAAAAAACTTGCCGGTAATTTATCCGGTGGCGAACAACAGATGTGTGCCATAGGAAGAGCCTTAATGTCTCATCCTACCCTGCTTATCATTGATGAACTTTCTTTGGGATTAGCCCCGGTAGTGGTAGATGATCTGATTGATATAATAGCCAAATTAAGAAAGGAAAGAGGAATTGGCATATTATTGGTGGAACAAGACGTAAAAGTTGCTCTTGATATTGCAGATAGAGGATATGTATTGGAAGCAGGCGCGATATCTATTCATGATAAAGCCGATAAGTTAGCCAAGAACGAACATATAAAGGCCGCTTATTTGGGGGTAGCTTAA